GGCGTCGGCATGCAGGTACAGGCCCCCGTCGCTGAAGGAGTCGGGGGTCACGTTGACGATGCCCATCACCCGCGTGTGGCCGTCACCGGGACGATCCGCCCGATCGGCCACCTGATGATCGTCCTGACTACCCCCGAGACTCATAGCTGCAGCCTAGTGAGAACCATGCCGGCGCGGGCTGCGGGCGGACTCGCCGCCCATGGGCCGCCGGGCCCGGGGTTCACCACAGGGGCCACCAGGCCCTGCCCTACCAGAGACGGGCCACCAGGCCCAAGGCCTGGTCGCGGGACAGCCCGGCGTCGCGGGCACGGGCGATCAGGGTCCGCGCCGCCTCGGCCACCCGGGTGGGCTCCGCATCGGCCAGGCCGGCGATCGTGGTGCCATTGCGTCCGCCGGTGACCACGGTGCCCTCCGCCTCGAGTTGACGGTAGGCCTTGGCCACGGTGTTCACCGCCACGCCCAGCTCACCGGCCAGGGCGCGCACCGCGGGCAGTCGCGTGCCGGCCGGGAGCGATCCCTGCACGGCACCGCGGCGGAGCTGCTCG
The window above is part of the Propionibacterium freudenreichii subsp. freudenreichii genome. Proteins encoded here:
- a CDS encoding GntR family transcriptional regulator, giving the protein MPSAAREPGDGPDHAERPDGAPRRTAPQDASGRGGRPTGPLVHIDAASPTPVFEQIIEQLRRGAVQGSLPAGTRLPAVRALAGELGVAVNTVAKAYRQLEAEGTVVTGGRNGTTIAGLADAEPTRVAEAARTLIARARDAGLSRDQALGLVARLW